A section of the Candidatus Nitrosacidococcus sp. I8 genome encodes:
- the cas1f gene encoding type I-F CRISPR-associated endonuclease Cas1f has protein sequence MSILPSHRQGLYYLEHCRIMAKDERVVYARDEKALTKFFSIPPENTNVILLGSGTSLTQAAARLLASAQVMVAFVGGGGTPLFLASLNEYRPTEYCQAWITLWQDEHKRLGAAKIFQRKRAEFLLKRWFKIADPKPPQSVVEDLASYYLSQIETAEDTQAILSREAEFAKKLYGLWAQCTQVKNFTRDPGKRDYLDPFNSYLDHGNYLAYGISAVVLWVLGIPHALPLIHGMTRRGALVFDVADIIKDTCVMPIAFQQAAAGQSDQQMRQACIAWLDQSDAITFLFQAIKEITQR, from the coding sequence ATGTCGATTCTTCCATCTCATCGACAAGGACTCTATTATTTAGAGCACTGCCGAATTATGGCAAAAGACGAACGAGTTGTTTATGCCAGAGACGAAAAGGCACTGACTAAATTTTTTTCGATTCCACCAGAAAACACCAATGTTATTTTGCTAGGTAGTGGTACTTCCCTTACCCAAGCAGCTGCTCGATTATTAGCCAGTGCTCAAGTGATGGTAGCTTTTGTAGGCGGTGGCGGTACGCCTTTATTTTTAGCAAGCTTGAATGAATATCGCCCTACCGAGTATTGCCAAGCTTGGATTACTCTATGGCAAGATGAGCATAAACGATTGGGCGCTGCAAAAATTTTTCAAAGAAAACGGGCAGAATTCTTATTAAAGCGATGGTTTAAGATAGCCGATCCAAAGCCTCCTCAATCTGTAGTTGAAGATTTAGCAAGCTATTATCTTTCTCAAATTGAAACTGCAGAGGATACCCAAGCTATCCTTAGCCGAGAGGCTGAATTTGCAAAAAAACTCTATGGCTTGTGGGCACAATGTACTCAAGTAAAAAACTTTACTCGAGATCCGGGTAAACGGGATTATCTAGATCCTTTTAATAGTTATTTAGATCACGGTAATTATTTGGCTTACGGCATTAGTGCCGTAGTGTTATGGGTGTTAGGAATTCCCCATGCACTGCCTTTGATTCATGGTATGACCCGGCGAGGAGCATTGGTCTTTGATGTGGCAGATATCATTAAAGATACTTGCGTGATGCCTATTGCTTTTCAGCAGGCGGCGGCGGGTCAGTCGGATCAGCAAATGCGCCAAGCTTGTATTGCATGGCTAGATCAAAGTGATGCGATTACTTTTCTATTCCAAGCCATTAAAGAGATTACCCAGCGATGA
- a CDS encoding type I-F CRISPR-associated protein Csy2 produces MDQYYLLLPMIKITNINWESSHLTCSLPLTAIAGFADCLVNFELDKHAPEANTDLKGFAVCLHEGEIYDGLTKNPLALCKGNGNKPNEDDLINPPIIPELKGHAILSLVIKLEVSNKSAMDAWIEQRANQILYACRIAGGDIIQAGKPRIFSKIKELAQAMNQLPTGWFIKDRAELIAKEEDPFKALMDAVAWFPPETDSDSAEKQPKQRRYPGWLYATCVGYQLLEEPQDRPNRSHGVKDSDPVNHAYAEPAHSLAELIWVRKLLPLFSKETSDTDDNWLQGLLWDWKTHRESKTVYLSAK; encoded by the coding sequence ATGGATCAGTACTATTTATTATTACCTATGATAAAGATTACCAATATAAATTGGGAGAGTAGCCACTTAACGTGTTCCCTTCCTTTGACTGCCATTGCTGGATTTGCAGATTGCTTAGTTAATTTTGAGCTCGATAAGCATGCACCAGAAGCCAATACAGATTTAAAAGGATTTGCCGTATGCCTTCATGAAGGGGAAATTTATGACGGACTGACAAAAAACCCCTTAGCCCTATGCAAAGGCAATGGAAATAAACCAAATGAAGACGATTTGATAAATCCGCCGATTATTCCTGAACTCAAAGGTCACGCTATTTTGAGCTTAGTCATTAAATTAGAAGTAAGCAATAAATCTGCTATGGATGCTTGGATTGAACAAAGGGCAAATCAGATACTATATGCTTGCCGAATTGCTGGAGGAGATATTATTCAAGCAGGAAAGCCTCGAATTTTTTCTAAAATAAAAGAGCTCGCCCAAGCCATGAATCAATTACCTACTGGCTGGTTTATTAAAGACCGAGCAGAACTCATTGCTAAAGAAGAAGATCCTTTTAAAGCCCTCATGGATGCAGTAGCTTGGTTTCCTCCTGAAACCGATTCAGACTCAGCAGAAAAACAACCTAAGCAACGTCGCTATCCCGGCTGGCTTTATGCTACTTGTGTGGGTTATCAATTACTCGAAGAACCTCAAGATCGCCCCAATCGCAGTCATGGTGTAAAAGATAGCGATCCAGTTAATCATGCCTATGCAGAACCTGCCCATAGTCTTGCAGAACTTATTTGGGTGCGTAAGTTACTACCACTTTTCTCAAAAGAAACCTCTGATACTGATGATAACTGGCTTCAAGGATTACTTTGGGATTGGAAAACCCATCGGGAAAGTAAAACTGTCTATTTATCTGCCAAATAA
- a CDS encoding helicase — protein sequence MIVLFISECEKAAWKRSRRILSHYGTQIGRRTWLARMSEEGLRDIRQALTKTASRHSAIACHRIKGRYQTELVWIVGSRRHFNYDGTFCFSYSATPLPKEEETPPAIRLLSHLCILAGLFHDFGKHGACFQAKLRDSKVNQSDPIRHERLSLLLLLRIIELLCPPVITDTPAIESESSPAPRRRRRNKVNSNRSLDHITDNQWLNALADSKNVYEKLNQIWQETPESAWQHLMPSEGSTLQPPWGSIREEEKQGLPLLLSVLCFLILSHHKLPDGHEESFSPLEETYLNQPESILKGLALATEYDPAWQQSPKLVNEIIKHARRAHYLLEEHALPVHDYALWYSAARYHARCALVLADHKISSTASKEYAIDSQSKQGQQCFANSYQGQLRQTLASHLERVGKLAGRGFNHLSQLQQNKNAKTIEYSPPSLKSPITVDAFKWQQEAEHKLLKVENLEQSGFFGLIMAETGSGKTRGNARILAALHKHENYRFTVALGLRTLTLQTGDEYRDDLGFGTLNESKDQCAVMVGGALTIALHELGKEQESIDSNLTEQEQSGRESSTLDDDFYGGLSGVFDYDPDSPWPEELNAPNNPKLNHLLQVPILICTVDHLMPFIQSQKASAALLGFRLASSDLIIDEIDSFSTEDLPALLKLAYAVGFNGRKLLLSSATLPPAIAHSFYQAYETGFHRWQQLQGINPTPIACGWFSHHSERIKISEIKDKKDFVNRHQGFIAKLLEINKQQPVRRRLHSNLVPITDSQNKAYQNVMATCWELHQQWNQQDPTTGIHYSIGCVRWTNTKHTRGFAYYWLNHEFDLNEHVQLKLVCYHAKHLPLIRHHMEQTLNKLLKRSNRQPHEDSDFSKILNACQQQGKKHLLVVVSTSPISEVGRDHDYDWSIVEPNSYWSLIQMAGRVWRHRRDLQVSQGNIGMMSQTMRKLEYGDQALGFSLPGPESGKFALDPKQRNDLSQVFDLNGLKKSIDSRFTLQAPEKTEENIEAKKYYYSNMSQLEHGQLKILLEDDQEEKKAMYFIEGNNSSMIFTQKHSQLCPFRKDRNLNLLWFDPEEEEGWRYLDQGDKKGVVKKEKQTKGINYLVKEINKYSSLHQSYFDNKVLNCHQLNEDWRAQLAQRGLEGKYYITNALSLSSGDDFQGGKCLEYNDLIGWQFVKE from the coding sequence ATGATCGTACTTTTTATCAGTGAATGTGAAAAGGCAGCTTGGAAGCGATCTCGGAGAATTCTATCCCACTATGGTACCCAAATTGGACGGCGAACTTGGCTTGCTCGGATGAGCGAAGAAGGGCTTAGGGATATACGCCAAGCCCTCACTAAAACTGCCAGCCGCCATAGTGCCATTGCCTGTCATCGAATTAAAGGTCGTTATCAAACCGAATTAGTGTGGATTGTAGGGAGTCGGCGACATTTTAATTATGATGGCACCTTTTGTTTTAGCTATAGTGCAACCCCTTTACCAAAGGAAGAAGAAACTCCTCCAGCCATTCGTTTATTAAGCCATCTTTGTATTCTAGCTGGGCTTTTTCATGATTTTGGTAAGCATGGAGCTTGCTTTCAGGCAAAACTACGAGATTCTAAAGTTAATCAGAGCGATCCTATTCGCCATGAGCGGCTTTCTTTACTCTTACTTTTACGGATTATTGAGTTACTTTGCCCACCAGTCATCACAGATACACCGGCAATAGAATCGGAGTCTTCACCTGCTCCCCGTCGCCGTAGACGAAATAAGGTAAATTCAAATAGATCTTTGGATCATATTACTGATAATCAATGGCTCAATGCTCTTGCTGATTCAAAAAATGTATACGAAAAACTAAATCAAATTTGGCAAGAAACCCCAGAATCAGCTTGGCAGCATTTAATGCCGAGCGAAGGCAGTACATTACAGCCGCCATGGGGATCTATAAGAGAGGAAGAAAAACAAGGGTTACCTCTCTTATTAAGCGTCTTGTGTTTTCTCATCCTTTCTCATCATAAATTACCCGATGGCCATGAAGAAAGTTTTAGTCCTCTAGAAGAAACTTATTTAAATCAACCTGAATCGATCTTAAAGGGATTAGCTTTAGCAACAGAATATGATCCTGCTTGGCAGCAATCTCCAAAATTAGTTAATGAGATTATAAAACATGCTCGCCGAGCACATTATCTACTAGAAGAGCATGCACTTCCTGTCCATGATTATGCTCTTTGGTATAGTGCAGCACGCTATCATGCTCGTTGTGCACTAGTGCTAGCCGATCATAAAATTTCTAGTACTGCCTCTAAAGAATATGCCATTGACTCCCAATCTAAACAGGGACAACAATGTTTTGCCAACAGTTATCAAGGTCAGCTTAGGCAAACTCTTGCTAGTCATTTAGAACGAGTGGGCAAATTAGCAGGCAGAGGGTTTAATCATTTATCCCAACTTCAGCAAAACAAAAATGCGAAAACAATTGAATATTCTCCGCCTTCATTAAAAAGTCCTATTACGGTAGATGCTTTTAAGTGGCAGCAAGAGGCAGAGCATAAATTACTTAAAGTAGAAAATTTAGAGCAATCCGGTTTTTTTGGTTTGATTATGGCAGAAACTGGATCAGGAAAAACCCGAGGAAACGCTCGAATTCTAGCTGCACTCCATAAGCATGAAAACTACCGCTTTACTGTTGCCCTTGGATTGCGCACTCTAACCTTACAAACGGGGGATGAATATCGTGATGATTTAGGATTTGGCACCCTCAATGAAAGTAAGGATCAGTGTGCGGTGATGGTAGGTGGTGCGTTAACCATTGCCCTTCATGAGTTAGGCAAAGAGCAAGAAAGTATTGACTCTAATCTTACAGAGCAAGAGCAATCAGGAAGAGAGAGTAGCACATTAGATGATGATTTTTATGGCGGGCTAAGTGGCGTATTTGATTATGATCCAGATAGTCCTTGGCCTGAAGAATTAAATGCACCAAATAATCCTAAGCTCAATCATTTACTACAAGTTCCCATCTTAATTTGTACCGTAGATCATTTAATGCCATTTATTCAAAGCCAAAAGGCTTCTGCGGCATTATTGGGATTTCGGCTAGCAAGCTCAGATCTTATTATTGATGAAATTGATAGTTTTTCCACAGAGGACTTACCTGCCCTATTAAAATTAGCCTATGCGGTGGGGTTTAATGGGCGAAAATTATTACTCTCTTCAGCTACGCTACCACCTGCTATTGCTCATAGCTTTTATCAGGCTTATGAGACAGGATTTCATCGTTGGCAACAATTACAAGGCATAAATCCTACGCCTATTGCTTGTGGTTGGTTTAGTCATCATTCGGAACGTATTAAAATCAGTGAGATTAAAGATAAAAAGGATTTCGTAAATCGTCACCAAGGATTTATCGCTAAATTACTAGAAATAAATAAGCAACAGCCTGTACGCCGTCGTTTACATTCTAATTTAGTGCCCATAACAGATAGCCAAAATAAAGCATATCAAAACGTAATGGCTACTTGTTGGGAGTTACATCAGCAATGGAATCAACAAGATCCCACAACAGGTATTCATTACTCCATTGGCTGTGTACGATGGACTAATACTAAACATACTCGAGGGTTTGCCTATTATTGGCTTAACCATGAGTTTGATTTAAACGAACATGTACAGCTTAAGCTCGTTTGTTACCACGCTAAGCATCTGCCCTTAATTCGCCATCATATGGAACAAACTCTCAATAAGTTATTAAAACGTAGTAATCGACAACCCCATGAGGATTCTGATTTTTCTAAAATTCTGAACGCTTGCCAGCAGCAAGGGAAAAAACATTTATTGGTGGTGGTAAGTACTTCGCCCATTTCTGAAGTAGGCCGAGATCATGATTATGATTGGTCTATTGTAGAGCCTAACTCCTATTGGTCTTTAATTCAAATGGCAGGTAGAGTATGGCGGCATCGGCGAGATTTACAGGTCTCTCAAGGGAATATAGGAATGATGAGTCAAACGATGCGAAAATTAGAATATGGAGATCAAGCCTTAGGGTTTAGTTTGCCCGGTCCAGAATCAGGGAAGTTTGCACTAGATCCTAAACAAAGAAATGATCTTTCTCAAGTATTTGATCTTAACGGATTAAAAAAATCTATTGATTCTCGCTTTACTCTTCAAGCTCCAGAGAAGACTGAAGAGAACATAGAGGCAAAGAAGTACTACTATTCCAATATGAGTCAACTTGAACATGGGCAACTCAAAATACTTCTTGAAGATGATCAGGAGGAGAAAAAAGCTATGTATTTTATTGAAGGCAATAACTCCTCCATGATATTTACCCAAAAACATAGTCAGCTTTGCCCTTTTCGTAAAGATAGGAATTTAAATTTACTGTGGTTTGATCCAGAAGAAGAGGAAGGTTGGAGGTACCTTGATCAAGGTGATAAAAAAGGGGTCGTAAAAAAGGAAAAACAAACTAAAGGGATTAATTACCTAGTAAAAGAAATAAATAAATACAGCTCCCTTCATCAATCTTATTTTGATAATAAGGTGCTTAACTGCCATCAGCTCAATGAGGATTGGCGGGCTCAGTTAGCACAAAGGGGGTTAGAAGGTAAATACTATATTACTAACGCGCTCTCTCTTTCCTCTGGAGATGATTTTCAGGGTGGTAAATGCTTAGAATACAATGATTTAATTGGTTGGCAGTTTGTTAAAGAATAA
- a CDS encoding type I-F CRISPR-associated protein Csy1, whose translation MFIENLNQYLNIDKKSTKDFKAILLRHSSVPLFIAEDEIPLLLKIALSLCYGDIPSDKEWEILLNEQAMEERAKEALRAKVIDKTIGGTFIWAALVTEIGTHHPKSRNDKISSGSITATNLIPPPKKLGLVTSAHLENIKSLSGSGNGAYVAHYQWLSFTYEDSQGTLSILERVARQDQILKQILLDLGISTEDWDYFHQAVVNHFSTSNDAPLDRQLKQIFIPDPTCGGDDYLVISPLSATRMVAAFKQYREKLREESAYIVTSSLKVGGTKPQNAGSLINELGGHLHLLKMTIPSAHLNNNYYRRLKQLTASSAPYLFLPIAKKEAEKLEKWLEIDWNTTYGNRQDHLDQLEKKISAWLIPELEAQDQFLSWIASHHPDAIKARENLETKQLPHWVNVLLGLNSLPISNQQFTQALQKDAYQALTFYFKSLLDDALYQLVTDAFNRSINYLHH comes from the coding sequence ATGTTTATAGAAAACTTAAACCAATATCTTAACATTGATAAAAAATCTACTAAAGATTTTAAAGCAATTTTATTAAGACATAGTAGTGTACCTCTCTTTATAGCTGAGGATGAAATTCCTTTATTACTTAAAATTGCTTTAAGTCTTTGCTATGGAGACATCCCTTCTGATAAAGAATGGGAAATACTGCTTAATGAACAAGCAATGGAGGAGAGGGCAAAAGAAGCTTTAAGAGCAAAAGTTATTGATAAAACTATTGGGGGAACATTTATTTGGGCTGCATTAGTGACAGAGATAGGCACTCATCATCCTAAATCCCGTAACGATAAAATTAGCTCTGGATCAATTACTGCAACTAACCTAATCCCACCTCCTAAAAAACTAGGCTTAGTGACTTCTGCCCATCTTGAAAATATTAAAAGTCTTTCTGGATCAGGCAATGGTGCCTACGTTGCGCACTATCAATGGCTTAGTTTTACCTATGAAGACTCTCAGGGAACTCTTAGCATTCTTGAACGAGTAGCAAGACAAGATCAAATCTTAAAGCAAATTCTATTAGATCTTGGGATTTCTACAGAAGACTGGGATTATTTTCATCAAGCTGTAGTCAATCACTTCAGTACCTCTAATGATGCCCCGTTAGATCGCCAGCTAAAACAAATTTTTATTCCTGATCCTACCTGCGGTGGAGATGACTATCTTGTGATAAGCCCCCTATCTGCTACAAGGATGGTAGCTGCTTTCAAACAATATCGGGAAAAACTACGAGAAGAATCAGCATATATTGTTACCTCTTCATTAAAAGTAGGGGGTACTAAACCACAAAATGCAGGCAGTTTAATCAATGAACTAGGAGGGCATTTACATTTATTAAAAATGACTATACCTAGTGCTCACTTAAATAATAATTATTATCGGCGATTAAAACAATTGACTGCCTCAAGTGCTCCTTATTTATTTTTGCCTATAGCAAAAAAAGAGGCAGAAAAATTAGAAAAATGGTTAGAAATCGATTGGAATACTACCTATGGTAATCGCCAAGATCACTTAGATCAGTTAGAAAAAAAGATTTCAGCTTGGCTTATTCCAGAATTAGAAGCTCAAGATCAGTTTCTAAGCTGGATAGCCAGCCATCACCCGGATGCAATTAAAGCTAGAGAAAATCTTGAAACTAAACAATTACCTCATTGGGTAAATGTTTTGCTTGGATTAAATAGCTTGCCTATCAGTAACCAACAGTTTACCCAAGCATTACAAAAGGATGCGTATCAAGCCCTAACTTTTTATTTTAAATCTCTACTAGATGATGCTCTCTACCAGCTAGTTACAGATGCATTCAACCGTTCAATTAATTATTTACACCACTAG